The Syntrophales bacterium DNA segment TCATTTTGTCCATTTAAGCATTAAAAAGAACAGACAGAAAAAATGATAAATCATTATATTCATCTTTGGATATATTTCCAATATGTAATCTTTTTAAGGATATGAGTTTGGGCAGGGCTTTTGGAAAACAGGTTATTCAGGCGAGGCAATTGCAAAACCATTTGTCATTCCCGAAAGCGAAGCTTAATGTTCATAATATGGTTTTTCAAGCAGTTAGAACCAGATTATGAACATTAAACTTCGCTTTCCCGCTCAGAATCGTTGCGGGAATGACAAGAATGGGGAGTTTTGCAATTACCTCTGTTTTGTATGAAAATCCCCCATCCCCCCTTTGCCAAAGGGGGGCAAGGGGGGATTTTCATGCTTCGTTGTGCCCGACCCAGGCATGGGGGTTTTTAGGATTAAACGTCTCTCCCCTGCTGCGCCTCCAGAACCCGCAACAGCGAGGAGGTGTCATCGTATCCCCAGCCCTTTTCCATCAGAACCCTTAGTTGTCGCGCGACCAGGGTTACCACGGGCAGATCAATGCCGGCATTGTCGGCTATTTCCTTGACAATGCGGAAATCCTTCTCATGCAGGCGCGCCTCGATCCCGGCGGAAAAATCCCGTTTCGCCATCTTGGGCCCCATCATGCCCAGCATGCGGCTTCCGGCAAATCCCGGGGCGATGGCGGCAAGGATTTTTTCCAGATCGCCTCCATTTTCCCGGGCAAAATGCATCGCTTCGGCGATGCCCTGGATGTTGACAACCTGGACAATCTGATTGCAGGCCTTGGCAAGCTGGCCGCTGCCAACCGGGCCGACATGGGTAATCGCCTTTCCCAGAAGCTCCAGAAGCGGCCTGGCTTTTTCCAGCGCTTCCGGCTCGCCTCCGACCATAATGGCAAGCGATCCTTCGCAGGCCGCCCTGACGCCGCCGGAAACGGGGGCGTCGATAAAAGCGACCCCCTTTTCCGCAAGCGACAGGGCAATATTGCGCGCGGCGACGGCGGAAATGGTGCTGAAAACGATGCAAAGCGTTCCGGAAACAGCACCCTCTATGGCGCCGTTCGGCCCGAGCAGAACGGCTTCGACGTCACTTGTATTGGTTACCATGACACAAACAAAATCCGCTCCCCGGGAGGCAGCGTCTGGGCTTACAGCAACAGCGGCCCCCAGCGCGGCAAGCGGCGCCGCTGTTGCCGGCCTCCGCGCATAGACGCGTAACTGGTGGCCTGCTCGGAGCAAACGCTCCGCCATCGGCGCTCCCATATTCCCCAGCCCGATAAAGGCAATTGTTTTTGAGTCAAAGCTGTCTGTTCTTATCTCGGCCATCTCTTCGTTCCCTCCTGTAATTTCCTACGCCAGTTTTTATCGCCTGTCCAATCAGGTTTTAGACGGGGCAACGATACGAAGAACGTTTCCGCGTGTCAACATTTTTTCCGTAAAATGTGAGCGGTTTTCATTGACGTTCATTTCCAATATCCCTATACTCCATCGGCGAAAAAGCAATATCCGCGCAAAACAGGTGCGCTACTCGTACGGAGGAAGGGTTTTTCAATGCAAGAAAAATTAACAATAACTGCGGATGAGAACTTCTATGTTCTCCTTCACAAGACCATAGCAGTCAGGGAAATAATCAAGTTTGTTGAAGAACTGGCGTTGGTTCTGATCCCGTGAAAAAGATCGGCACTTTCGCCTCGCTGTCCATTCGCAACTTCCGCTTGCTGCTGACGGGAACCACCCTCTCCAATGCCGCCCAGTGGATCCAGCAGGTCACCTTGAGCTGGCTCGTCTATGACCTGACTGCGTCCGGCACTATGCTGGGAACCATCAATATGGTCAGGGCGGCCGCATTGCTGGTTATGATACCGATATCCGGCATCTTGATAGACCGCCTCAACCGCCGTATTCTCCTTCTGATAATAAATGGCTGGCT contains these protein-coding regions:
- a CDS encoding NAD(P)-dependent oxidoreductase produces the protein MAEIRTDSFDSKTIAFIGLGNMGAPMAERLLRAGHQLRVYARRPATAAPLAALGAAVAVSPDAASRGADFVCVMVTNTSDVEAVLLGPNGAIEGAVSGTLCIVFSTISAVAARNIALSLAEKGVAFIDAPVSGGVRAACEGSLAIMVGGEPEALEKARPLLELLGKAITHVGPVGSGQLAKACNQIVQVVNIQGIAEAMHFARENGGDLEKILAAIAPGFAGSRMLGMMGPKMAKRDFSAGIEARLHEKDFRIVKEIADNAGIDLPVVTLVARQLRVLMEKGWGYDDTSSLLRVLEAQQGRDV